The Geminocystis sp. NIES-3708 genomic sequence ATATTATACGGGGAAATTTGATGTTGATTCTATCCAAGTTAGAGTCAAAGATAAAAAACTCCCTATTAGAGAAGTTGTTTGGGATAAAGAAAGTCGTATTATTGAAATTGACCTAGAACAACCTTTACTTGAAAGTAATAGAGTTGAATTGGTATTTTCTAATGTAAAAAATCCAGAAAATGGTGGTACATTTTATTTTCAAGCTCAAGTTTTAACACCCGGACAAGTACCTTTAAGATTAAATGTTGGTACATGGATTTTAAGTATTAATAATTAATCAATTTATAATTATAAAAGTTAAAAGTCGATGATTTGGGCGAGTGATATTCGCCCAACTTTTTATCTAAATTCCGGGTTTACAAACGTTATAATCTTCATGGGAAACTACTGCTTCGGGAGCAACGAAACTACCGTAATCTCTACAAATTAAACGATAATTTCTCGTAACGGGAATACTTATTATAAATCGATCATGTCTTAATCTTTTTCCCCTAAAATTAGTATAGCTGGTCTGATTTTGAATGTTATAAATTATTTGCCTAGCCTTTAATACTACATTTCGAGGTAAAGAACTTAAATCAATGGGATCTTTTGAAAAGGTTTCTTGCCAAGCATTTTTTTCTTGTCTTTTTTCTTCTCTAAGTGCTTGTTTTTGTTCACATCGATGACAATCTCTACCGTAACCTAGATGACCACAAGCGAATTTTTTTCTTCTTTTAGACATTTTGCACCTCTATTTTAAAGAATGGTTTAATATTCATCAGAGAATCAGTCCACAAGGCTTATGGAAAATTTTGAAGAAATAGATTTAGAATCTTACCTTCAATTTTTTATTTCACTAGGTTTTTATAATTGTTACTAAAATTATCGATTATTAATACAAAGATCCCCTCTATTACTTAAGTATTGGTTTTATTTATCAATGTTTATTAT encodes the following:
- a CDS encoding DUF2808 domain-containing protein yields the protein MNLLKINNRGFWATLALTTTLVTGLPHLVSAQSNPGLTLFSGVDRQDILNYHLDFGGKAGGWDRYRLRIPGKKITQGVSKFFITYPEYYTGKFDVDSIQVRVKDKKLPIREVVWDKESRIIEIDLEQPLLESNRVELVFSNVKNPENGGTFYFQAQVLTPGQVPLRLNVGTWILSINN